A single genomic interval of Gemmatimonadales bacterium harbors:
- a CDS encoding DUF4440 domain-containing protein has product MPPMSADENAIRDLDVAWGQAACKHDLEAVMSFYAQDGSLVWTGMPAAHGHKAIRADWTEMMKIPGLSLEFVPERIVVSESGDLASDFGVVKLGMTGKPTVSAKYLVVWRKEADKWKVLYDSYNYNNATDGS; this is encoded by the coding sequence ATGCCGCCCATGAGTGCCGATGAAAATGCCATCCGTGACCTGGACGTCGCGTGGGGGCAGGCCGCCTGCAAGCACGACCTCGAGGCCGTGATGTCCTTCTACGCCCAGGACGGCTCCCTGGTCTGGACGGGCATGCCCGCCGCCCACGGCCACAAGGCGATCCGAGCCGACTGGACCGAGATGATGAAGATCCCCGGGCTGTCACTCGAGTTCGTCCCGGAGCGCATCGTGGTCTCGGAGAGCGGGGACCTGGCCAGCGATTTCGGGGTGGTCAAGCTCGGCATGACGGGCAAGCCGACGGTCTCCGCCAAGTACCTGGTGGTGTGGCGCAAGGAGGCCGACAAGTGGAAGGTCCTGTACGACAGCTACAATTACAACAACGCGACCGACGGCAGCTGA